The following DNA comes from Thermomicrobiales bacterium.
TGTAGTGCGCGATAGTGATCAACCGGCACAGGTTGCGATAGCCGACCACCGACTCAACCAGCAAAGTCAGGTGGGTGCCGTCGATCAGCGTCAGTTCCGCGCCGGTGATCGGCTGCAAACCGGCGGCGTTGGCGATGTTCGCGAAATCGAGCGCCGCGTGCAGATTGTCGTGGTCGGTCAGCGCGAGCGCCGGCAAACCCAGCTCGACCGCGGTCGCGACCAGCTCGTCCGGGAACGACGCGCCATCCAGCAGCGAGAAGCACGAGTGCGCGTGCAGCTCGACATAGCCGGCATCAGGTGCGCTGCACATGCCAGGACTCGCTTCGGAGATCGTGATAGAGCGTCAGGTGCGAGCCGTTGGCCAGCGTCAGCTCGAAGTAGAGCCGGTTCACCTGCTCCGACTCGGGCCGCCACCAGCCATCATCGATCCGCCAGACATCGGCGATATCGGTCACCGGCACCGCAACGCCATCCAGCCGGACCGCCCGCGGGATACCACGCGCATCGACCGCGACCTCAACCGGTCTGGGCAGGTTCAGGGCTCGTAGATCGCCAGCGCCCAGCGATGTTCGGGGAGTCTCGCCCATCGATTCACCTCCACGATCTGATAGAGCGGCGACGTACCGTAGCGCTGGGCCAGCTCCGCAACAGCGCTGCGCAATCTGGTGATCGGCCGATGCACCTCACCCCCCAGCCGAGGCTGATACGGCGGCGCTTCACCCAGTTCCAGCGCCTCGATCTGCAGCGCGATGACCGGCGCATCGAGCGCGATCTGCTGCATCTGGCTGGTCAGTACATCCACCAGCCGCTTCAGGTCGCGCGTCCCGCCCTTGATCAGCGCCGTCCGGCCAGCAGTTCCACCATGCTCAAGGAAGAGATCGACCCGCAGGCGACGGATCGCCTGTCCCTGCAGATCCCGCCGCGCCAGCAGGCGGCTGGTGACGATCCGGCTAGCGACATCCAGATCGCTAGACAGGCTGGTGGCCGCCGGGAGCCGCAGTAGCTCGATGATCGGGTGGCTAATCTGCTCGGCAACGAAAGGGTCGGGATCCTGACCGTGCGCCAGATGCCAGGCGCGCTGGCCCTCCGCGCCAAGCTGGGCGACCAGCGCCGTCAGCGGCAGGCGGCCGACATCGCCAACCCGCCGCAGCCCGAAGCGCTCCAGCCGCCGCCGCGTCTCCTGCGACAGCGGCAGCAGCTCGACCGGGCTGCGCTCCAGCAAGCGCCCCTGCTGCTCGGGGCTAACGACAGCGACCGTGCCCGGCTGCGACCGCCGAGCAGCAACGAAGGCGACGAAGGCGCTGGATGCGATCCCGACCCGTGGGCCAAGCTCCGGCTCGACGCAGGCCAGCAGCGCCGCACCGAGCGCCTCCGCCGACGCGTAGTGCCGATCGAGGCCGCGCAGGTCGAGGTCGATGCAGCCCGGCGCACCCCGCCGCAGCGTCGGGCAGACCTGATACAGATCCTGCACCAGCCGCTGCTGAAAGCTCGCCGCAGCGAGCGGATCATCGGGCAGCACCGTCAGTTGCGGGCAGAGGTTCTGCGCCTCGCGCGTCACCATGCCGGGGCGAATGCCGCGTTCGCGCGCCTCGGGCGAGCAATCGATCAGCATCCCCCGCGCCCCGGGCGTACTGATCGCCAGCGGCACGCCGACCAGTGTCGGGTTCTGCTGGAGCGCCAGCCGAATCGGGAGATGCGGGATAGCCAGACAGCCGATTGTTGAGTCGCAGCGCATGTGTCGCCTACCATTGCCTTTCAGACACAGGTGTCCGAGAAATGCGGCACCCCGGACAAAGCCGGGGTGGAACAGGCGCTCTGGCACTCATGACTTGGGGTCTATCGGCCCTCTGGTACTGCATAGTAGAACATATGTTCTATCGTGTCAATCAGAAAGAATGTGAAGAGGCGCGGGCACGCAATCCCTCCGTACGGACAGGACCCGGCCTGTCCTCGCCGTGAGGCGACGCCCCCGCGTCGATCAATTGCGCGCCGGATGCTCGACGCACGCGTTGCGACAGTGGAAATGTAGGGGCGTATTGCATACGCCCGTTTAGCACCTCGACCCGTTCCGACCGGCAGCCACGGTGTTCGGGTGCCCATATCGG
Coding sequences within:
- a CDS encoding DNA polymerase Y family protein, with product MRCDSTIGCLAIPHLPIRLALQQNPTLVGVPLAISTPGARGMLIDCSPEARERGIRPGMVTREAQNLCPQLTVLPDDPLAAASFQQRLVQDLYQVCPTLRRGAPGCIDLDLRGLDRHYASAEALGAALLACVEPELGPRVGIASSAFVAFVAARRSQPGTVAVVSPEQQGRLLERSPVELLPLSQETRRRLERFGLRRVGDVGRLPLTALVAQLGAEGQRAWHLAHGQDPDPFVAEQISHPIIELLRLPAATSLSSDLDVASRIVTSRLLARRDLQGQAIRRLRVDLFLEHGGTAGRTALIKGGTRDLKRLVDVLTSQMQQIALDAPVIALQIEALELGEAPPYQPRLGGEVHRPITRLRSAVAELAQRYGTSPLYQIVEVNRWARLPEHRWALAIYEP